A single region of the Candidatus Hydrogenedentota bacterium genome encodes:
- a CDS encoding class I SAM-dependent methyltransferase, translating to MDVTKRFSDRVENYVKFRPGYPDGLVVHLLDRAKLSRGSAVADIGSGTGIFSELLLARGLRVFAVEPNPEMRAAAERMLGKQNGFVSINGSAESTGLDDASVDAVVAAQAFHWFDGVRARAEFRRILRPGGMVALVWNDRKVDSTPFLAEYDALLRSKGTDYEKVNHRNVDAERLRAFFGPCGYEESTFDNEQRFDWDGLYGRAMSSSYVPAEGSAGCNEFVAGLRAVFDAHARGGIVAFEYDTRMFIGEVR from the coding sequence ATGGACGTAACCAAGCGATTCTCCGACCGCGTCGAAAACTACGTCAAGTTTCGTCCGGGATATCCGGACGGCTTGGTTGTGCATCTGTTGGATCGGGCGAAGTTGTCGCGTGGGAGCGCCGTTGCGGATATCGGGTCCGGCACGGGCATCTTTTCGGAGCTGTTGCTTGCGCGCGGGCTGCGCGTATTCGCGGTGGAACCGAATCCGGAAATGCGCGCGGCCGCGGAGCGGATGCTTGGAAAACAGAATGGGTTCGTCAGTATCAACGGAAGCGCGGAGTCCACGGGCCTTGACGACGCGTCCGTCGATGCGGTTGTCGCGGCGCAGGCGTTTCACTGGTTTGACGGTGTTCGCGCGCGCGCGGAGTTCCGGCGGATTCTACGACCCGGAGGCATGGTCGCGCTGGTCTGGAACGATCGCAAAGTGGATTCAACACCGTTTCTGGCCGAATATGACGCATTGCTCCGATCGAAAGGTACCGACTACGAAAAGGTAAACCACCGGAACGTCGACGCGGAGCGCTTGCGCGCGTTTTTCGGTCCGTGCGGATATGAGGAGTCGACATTCGACAACGAACAGCGCTTTGACTGGGACGGACTCTACGGCAGGGCGATGTCATCGTCGTATGTGCCGGCGGAGGGCAGCGCCGGGTGCAACGAGTTTGTCGCCGGGCTGCGCGCGGTCTTCGACGCGCATGCACGGGGTGGGATAGTGGCTTTCGAATACGACACACGGATGTTTATTGGGGAAGTGAGATGA
- a CDS encoding YaiI/YqxD family protein: MTVPTIFVDADACPVKNEVYRVAERLGLHVTVVANAPMFVPRTGDIELVVVGNAIDAADDWIAERATKNDIVIADDIPLAARCIKSGAFVLTPKGHEHTEASIGGALATREILAHLREHGTIGGGPAPFQQSDRSRFLQRLDVVARRAMAG, from the coding sequence GTGACCGTGCCGACGATATTCGTTGACGCGGACGCGTGCCCGGTCAAGAACGAAGTGTATCGCGTCGCGGAGCGGCTCGGTCTGCATGTGACGGTCGTGGCGAACGCGCCGATGTTTGTGCCGCGGACGGGCGATATCGAGTTGGTGGTTGTCGGTAACGCCATCGACGCCGCCGACGATTGGATCGCGGAACGCGCGACGAAGAATGACATCGTGATTGCGGACGACATACCGTTGGCGGCGCGGTGTATCAAGAGCGGCGCGTTCGTGTTGACGCCGAAGGGGCACGAGCATACGGAGGCGTCGATTGGAGGGGCGCTCGCGACGCGCGAGATTCTGGCCCACCTGCGCGAGCACGGCACGATCGGCGGCGGCCCGGCGCCGTTTCAGCAGAGTGACCGTTCGCGCTTTCTGCAGCGCCTGGACGTCGTTGCCCGAAGGGCGATGGCGGGCTAA